GCGCCTCGAGCGCGTAACGCATCCGGCTCTTCACCGTGTTGATGGAAACCCCCATCAGCTTGGCGATCTCCTCGAAGGTGAGGCCGCCGCGCTCCTTGAGCAGGAAGGTCTCGCGCTGCTCCTCGGGCAGTTTTTGGATGGCGCCCTCGAGCTGGGCGGCCAGCTCGCGGTCGTAGGCGCGCTCGTCGGCCGGCAT
The nucleotide sequence above comes from Deltaproteobacteria bacterium PRO3. Encoded proteins:
- a CDS encoding sigma-70 family RNA polymerase sigma factor; the encoded protein is DRLRQQARRPETPDSQWNSEEGDGQATPVGRAADEAMPADERAYDRELAAQLEGAIQKLPEEQRETFLLKERGGLTFEEIAKLMGVSINTVKSRMRYALEALRRSLRHKSFVKEALQ